The following proteins are encoded in a genomic region of Paenibacillus sp. FSL H3-0469:
- a CDS encoding Cof-type HAD-IIB family hydrolase: MYKLIAIDIDDTLINDDKEVTPATQTALEQAVAAGVVVTLATGRAYASAQAIARQTGLNVPIITYQGALVKNLLDEEVLYERYVPQDAVRKLFQYCVEHDLHLQTYIDDKLYAREENQKLIDYSTLNGTQYYIEPDWEAKLVPQKTPKMLIIDDPDFLDELSPILRSLLGDSVHITKSKPHFLEIMHHEGTKGLALEFLAAHFGCELSETMAVGDSWNDHEMLEAAGLGVAMANAIPALKEIADFITLSNNEDGVKYAIDKFILNTVQEA; this comes from the coding sequence ATGTACAAATTGATTGCCATTGATATTGACGATACCTTGATTAACGACGACAAGGAAGTGACCCCGGCCACCCAGACCGCGCTGGAGCAGGCTGTAGCCGCAGGCGTTGTGGTTACCCTCGCTACCGGCCGCGCTTATGCTTCCGCCCAGGCGATTGCCCGCCAGACCGGACTGAATGTGCCGATCATCACCTATCAGGGGGCGCTGGTAAAGAACCTGCTTGATGAAGAGGTCCTGTATGAGCGTTATGTGCCGCAGGACGCAGTGCGCAAGCTTTTCCAGTATTGTGTAGAGCATGACCTGCACCTGCAGACTTATATTGACGACAAGCTGTACGCCCGCGAAGAGAACCAGAAGCTGATTGACTATTCCACTCTGAACGGAACGCAGTACTACATTGAGCCGGACTGGGAAGCCAAGCTGGTTCCGCAAAAAACACCAAAAATGCTCATTATCGATGATCCCGATTTCCTCGATGAGCTGTCTCCGATCCTGCGCAGCCTGCTCGGCGATTCGGTTCATATCACGAAGTCCAAGCCGCATTTCCTGGAGATCATGCATCATGAAGGCACCAAAGGCCTGGCCCTGGAATTCCTGGCTGCACACTTTGGCTGCGAGCTGTCCGAGACGATGGCTGTCGGCGATTCCTGGAATGATCATGAGATGCTTGAAGCTGCGGGTCTCGGTGTGGCGATGGCGAATGCCATTCCTGCACTTAAGGAAATCGCTGATTTCATTACACTCAGCAACAATGAGGACGGCGTGAAATACGCCATTGATAAGTTCATTCTTAACACAGTCCAAGAAGCATAA
- a CDS encoding DMT family transporter encodes MNRSRIADLSLLLVAMMWGCTFLIVQSAVRVLPPLAFNSIRFTGAAVLLALITAVFYRQEWRKLSLRMVMHALLLGLFLFLGYGFQTMGLLYTTTSNTGFITGLSVVLVPFLSLALLKTAISRYTWLSAGLAAGGLYLLTFTGSAFSLNKGDGLILLCAVAFALQIAYTGRYAPRYPALPLAALQLGFVGLLSIAASLLVDGSGPLLHSGELLRQPEVLTALLISIGPTSAFAFWIQTACQKYTTPSRVAIIYAMEPVFAAVTGLLFGGETLGASALLGCGCILAAMLLAELSPAPSGTQAEG; translated from the coding sequence GTGAATCGCTCCCGAATCGCCGACTTAAGTCTCCTCCTGGTGGCGATGATGTGGGGATGCACGTTTCTGATCGTGCAGTCCGCCGTGCGGGTGCTGCCGCCGCTTGCCTTTAACAGCATCCGGTTTACAGGTGCCGCTGTGCTGCTGGCCTTGATTACCGCTGTCTTTTACCGCCAGGAATGGCGTAAGCTGAGCTTGCGCATGGTGATGCATGCCCTGCTGCTGGGCCTCTTCCTGTTCCTCGGCTACGGCTTCCAGACCATGGGGCTGCTGTACACCACCACTTCTAACACAGGATTTATTACTGGTCTGTCGGTGGTGCTGGTGCCGTTCCTGTCTCTGGCGCTGCTCAAGACGGCCATCTCCAGATATACCTGGCTGAGCGCCGGGCTTGCAGCAGGCGGCTTGTATCTGCTGACCTTTACCGGCTCTGCCTTCTCCCTCAATAAGGGCGATGGCCTGATTCTGCTCTGCGCCGTGGCTTTTGCGCTGCAAATCGCGTATACCGGCAGATACGCACCGCGTTATCCGGCCCTGCCGCTGGCGGCGCTTCAGCTCGGCTTCGTAGGCCTGCTCAGCATCGCTGCCTCCCTCCTCGTGGATGGAAGCGGCCCGCTGCTGCACAGCGGGGAGCTGCTCCGCCAGCCGGAGGTACTCACCGCGCTGCTGATCTCCATCGGCCCGACCAGCGCCTTCGCCTTCTGGATTCAGACGGCCTGCCAGAAATACACCACCCCGTCCCGGGTGGCGATCATCTATGCCATGGAGCCGGTGTTCGCGGCCGTCACCGGCCTGCTCTTCGGCGGAGAGACGCTGGGCGCATCTGCGCTGCTCGGCTGCGGCTGCATTCTGGCCGCCATGCTGCTGGCAGAGCTCAGCCCCGCACCGTCCGGGACCCAGGCGGAGGGCTGA
- a CDS encoding metal-dependent hydrolase, which yields MMGKSHLVISTGVTLSAMSLLGHAVTLPAVAVAVVSSLLPDIDEPNSMLVRKAVPEFLLRILQVALIGAGIYLYFAGIAEPPWNIALALLVGSVSFLPSRRLRHLVMLLIALALFAFADAYDPWNYIAACVLVVASIVPHRGITHTLYAVAGWGALLYFVSLDMNDGGSLWIAGSLSYGLHLLADSLTQRGITPLPPIPFKLRLKLMSTGTKKGNAVEKVCVMLTLALVVYVFVLV from the coding sequence ATGATGGGCAAATCCCATTTAGTTATCAGCACCGGGGTTACCCTGTCCGCCATGAGCTTGCTAGGGCATGCCGTTACCCTTCCGGCTGTTGCCGTCGCCGTGGTCAGCTCACTGCTGCCCGATATCGACGAGCCGAATTCCATGCTGGTACGCAAGGCCGTGCCGGAGTTTTTGCTGCGTATTCTGCAGGTAGCGCTGATCGGAGCGGGCATTTATCTTTATTTTGCCGGGATAGCGGAGCCGCCCTGGAATATCGCTCTGGCGCTGCTGGTCGGCAGCGTATCCTTCCTGCCCAGCCGCAGGCTGCGGCATCTGGTGATGCTGCTGATTGCGCTGGCCTTGTTTGCTTTTGCCGATGCCTATGATCCATGGAACTATATCGCCGCCTGTGTGCTGGTCGTAGCTTCCATAGTTCCACACCGGGGTATCACGCATACGCTGTATGCCGTGGCCGGATGGGGCGCGCTGCTGTACTTCGTCTCCCTTGACATGAATGACGGCGGCAGTCTGTGGATTGCCGGGAGCCTGTCCTACGGACTGCATCTCCTTGCCGACTCCCTGACCCAGCGCGGGATCACCCCGTTGCCTCCGATCCCCTTCAAGCTGCGGCTGAAGCTGATGAGCACCGGCACCAAGAAGGGCAACGCGGTGGAGAAAGTATGCGTGATGCTTACGCTGGCGCTCGTTGTGTATGTGTTCGTGCTTGTATAG
- a CDS encoding lipoate--protein ligase — protein sequence MLFIDNTGITDASINLAIEEFALKNLPMDESYLLFYINSPSIIIGKHQNTIEEINQEYVKEHNIQVVRRLSGGGAVYHDLGNLNFSFITKDDGQSFHNFLKFTQPVIDYLQSMGVDAELSGRNDIQVGEQKISGNAQFSTRGRMFSHGTLMFDLNLDDVQASLNVNPEKFKSKSTKSVRSRVANIKELLGNPDMTIEQFREGLLRSIFGMEAAEVPQYKLTMDDWVRINEISKEHYQNWDWNYGLSPKSNVKHTRKFPAGLVDIRMDIEDSVIREIKIYGDFFGVGDVADVENALRGKRYEEAEVRQALADLDLKHYFGRIEPEDFIGLVFLEE from the coding sequence ATGCTTTTTATTGATAATACCGGCATCACAGACGCATCGATCAATCTGGCCATTGAGGAATTTGCGCTCAAAAACCTCCCGATGGACGAGAGCTACCTGCTCTTCTATATCAACAGCCCGTCGATCATTATCGGCAAGCATCAGAATACGATCGAGGAGATTAACCAGGAATATGTGAAGGAGCATAACATCCAGGTCGTGCGGCGGTTGTCCGGCGGCGGTGCGGTGTATCATGATCTCGGTAACCTCAACTTCAGCTTCATTACCAAGGATGACGGCCAGTCCTTCCATAACTTCCTGAAATTCACCCAGCCGGTCATCGACTATCTGCAATCTATGGGCGTGGACGCCGAGCTGAGCGGACGCAATGATATTCAGGTCGGGGAGCAGAAAATCTCCGGCAACGCCCAATTCTCCACACGCGGACGCATGTTCAGCCACGGCACCCTGATGTTCGATCTGAATCTGGATGATGTCCAGGCTTCCCTGAACGTGAATCCCGAGAAGTTCAAGTCGAAGAGCACCAAGTCCGTGCGCAGCCGGGTCGCCAATATCAAGGAGCTGCTGGGCAATCCTGACATGACGATTGAACAATTCCGCGAGGGGCTGTTGCGTTCGATCTTCGGTATGGAGGCCGCTGAGGTGCCGCAGTACAAGCTGACAATGGACGACTGGGTGCGGATCAATGAAATTTCCAAGGAGCATTACCAGAATTGGGACTGGAACTACGGTCTCTCGCCTAAGAGCAACGTGAAGCACACCCGTAAATTCCCGGCAGGGCTCGTGGATATCCGCATGGACATTGAAGATTCGGTCATCCGGGAGATCAAAATCTACGGCGACTTCTTCGGCGTCGGCGATGTAGCTGATGTGGAGAACGCGCTGCGCGGCAAGCGTTATGAGGAGGCAGAGGTCCGCCAGGCGCTGGCTGATCTCGATCTGAAGCATTACTTCGGCCGCATTGAACCGGAGGACTTCATCGGACTTGTGTTTCTTGAGGAATAG
- the cobD gene encoding threonine-phosphate decarboxylase CobD encodes MLEKYGHGGDLLTAAELYGDSNGGFLDFSANINPLGPPPGVLALLRDAVSAITAYPDPGHRRLKALLAEELGLGTEWITVANGAAESMALLLLAVAPRRVGIVEPCFSEYRQLAEQFGAEVLSVQGSSRTDYRADVDGISGLLEQVDLLFLGQPNNPNGVQYPLDALRQLAQQAEACGTVLAVDEAFIDFIPEADRQSLLPELGAYRHTVLVRSMTKFFAIPGLRLGFTAAHPALAAAMTGKQVTWSVNGLALLAGEACLRCGDGYGQETRALIAAERQRLREGLLELGCGVPPGEANFLLLRLPAPWSAQEMQQRLGAGGILVRSCAMYPGLEAGHIRVAVKGRADNDRLLRQMGELIRAGM; translated from the coding sequence ATGCTTGAAAAATATGGACATGGCGGTGATCTGCTGACCGCAGCTGAATTATACGGCGATAGCAACGGCGGGTTTTTGGATTTCAGCGCGAATATTAACCCGCTGGGGCCGCCGCCCGGTGTGCTGGCGCTGCTGCGGGATGCGGTCTCCGCTATCACAGCGTACCCCGATCCGGGCCATCGCAGGCTGAAGGCGCTGCTGGCGGAGGAGCTGGGTCTCGGCACGGAGTGGATTACCGTGGCGAACGGGGCGGCAGAGTCGATGGCGCTGCTGCTGCTGGCGGTGGCTCCGCGCCGGGTGGGCATCGTGGAGCCGTGCTTCTCCGAGTACCGCCAGCTCGCCGAGCAGTTCGGCGCTGAGGTCTTGTCCGTTCAGGGGAGCAGCCGGACGGATTACCGGGCTGACGTGGACGGCATCTCCGGCCTGCTGGAGCAGGTCGATCTGCTGTTCCTCGGCCAGCCGAATAATCCGAACGGCGTCCAGTATCCGCTGGACGCGCTGCGGCAGCTCGCGCAGCAGGCGGAGGCCTGCGGGACGGTGCTGGCGGTGGATGAAGCGTTCATCGACTTCATCCCGGAGGCGGACCGGCAATCTCTGCTGCCGGAGCTGGGGGCTTATCGTCATACGGTGCTGGTGCGCTCGATGACGAAGTTTTTTGCCATTCCGGGGCTGCGGCTGGGCTTCACTGCCGCGCATCCGGCGCTTGCCGCGGCCATGACGGGCAAGCAGGTGACCTGGAGCGTGAACGGCCTGGCGCTGCTGGCCGGGGAAGCTTGCCTGCGCTGCGGCGACGGCTACGGGCAGGAGACGCGTGCGCTGATCGCAGCCGAGCGGCAGCGGCTGCGGGAGGGCTTGCTTGAGCTCGGCTGCGGCGTGCCGCCGGGCGAAGCGAACTTCCTGCTGCTGCGGCTGCCCGCTCCGTGGAGCGCGCAGGAGATGCAGCAGCGGCTGGGCGCGGGCGGCATCCTCGTCCGCAGCTGCGCGATGTATCCCGGCCTTGAAGCCGGGCATATCCGTGTCGCGGTCAAGGGCCGCGCAGACAATGACCGTCTGCTGCGGCAGATGGGGGAGCTGATCCGGGCGGGGATGTGA
- a CDS encoding adenosylcobinamide amidohydrolase, producing MDEIEVSLPFNFEDGVKTYQSKVWPGLALEWREGHLLLEFPAEADSISSAVYGGGAGRLKRAVNQYVSRDYECSNPVQDLENKLQEWGYPLEGCAGLMTAVPLEHAAVAEEDTGSAGIFCCVTAAAGNAARAGSQRSVLAAYRPGTINIMLGIDGWLSQSAMVNAVMTATEAKAAALADLGIKDSENALIATGTTTDAIVLAVSGSRRYAAEHVYAGTATDLGGAIGRLVYSAVTESLRSVEAAKSVSRAQAEESQATQGVDAEVSQAAGGGDAEASHAVREIDAEALRAVHGVHAEESQAAQGVDAEAPETPRSDLPRVTQSGGRE from the coding sequence GTGGATGAGATCGAGGTTAGTTTGCCTTTTAATTTTGAAGACGGAGTGAAGACGTACCAGAGCAAGGTGTGGCCGGGGCTGGCGCTTGAATGGCGGGAGGGCCATCTGCTGCTGGAATTTCCGGCTGAAGCGGACAGTATATCAAGTGCGGTATATGGCGGAGGCGCGGGGCGTCTGAAGCGTGCGGTGAACCAATACGTCAGCCGGGACTACGAATGCAGCAATCCGGTGCAGGATCTGGAAAACAAGCTTCAGGAGTGGGGTTACCCGCTGGAAGGCTGCGCGGGCCTGATGACGGCAGTTCCACTGGAGCACGCCGCCGTTGCTGAGGAGGATACCGGATCAGCGGGCATATTCTGCTGCGTAACAGCGGCTGCGGGCAACGCGGCCCGGGCGGGATCGCAGCGTAGTGTGCTGGCAGCCTACCGTCCAGGCACGATCAACATCATGCTTGGGATTGATGGATGGTTGTCCCAGTCAGCCATGGTTAACGCTGTGATGACGGCTACCGAAGCAAAGGCTGCGGCATTGGCAGACCTGGGAATCAAGGATTCCGAGAATGCCCTCATTGCAACCGGCACCACTACGGATGCTATCGTGCTTGCGGTGAGCGGAAGCCGCCGCTATGCTGCGGAGCATGTGTATGCCGGGACGGCGACTGACCTCGGCGGAGCCATCGGCAGACTGGTGTACAGCGCGGTGACGGAGAGCCTGCGCTCAGTGGAAGCAGCGAAATCTGTGAGCAGAGCGCAGGCGGAAGAATCGCAGGCTACACAAGGAGTAGACGCGGAAGTGTCGCAGGCTGCGGGCGGGGGAGATGCGGAAGCATCACACGCTGTGCGAGAAATAGACGCGGAAGCGTTACGAGCTGTGCACGGGGTACACGCGGAAGAATCGCAGGCTGCGCAGGGCGTTGACGCGGAAGCGCCAGAGACACCACGATCTGATCTGCCCCGTGTCACTCAGAGCGGCGGCCGGGAATGA
- the cbiB gene encoding adenosylcobinamide-phosphate synthase CbiB produces MKLAIILLSAYIVDRIAGDPRKLPHPVIYMGKAISALERGIRRFAATPNALKRAGILLPLLVAGGAWALTALVVMLLYRLSPWLAGAAEVWLISTTIASKGLKDAGMAVYAELRSGDLPAARRALGMIVGRDTGHLDSPEIVRGTVETVAENIVDAIISPLFFALLGGAPLAMAYRAVNTLDSMVGYKNDKYRDLGWASARLDDVANYIPARMTALLLTLCAALLRLDWRRCWHTVRRDARLHPSPNSGYPESAVAGALGIRLGGENVYHGVTSFRAYMGDPLRTMEPEDIIVTSRMMMWSSAIFVCICAAVALLWHGIGG; encoded by the coding sequence GTGAAGCTTGCTATCATCCTGCTCTCTGCTTATATTGTGGACCGGATAGCCGGTGACCCGCGCAAGCTTCCCCATCCCGTTATTTATATGGGGAAGGCGATTAGTGCCCTGGAGCGGGGGATTCGCCGCTTCGCTGCAACGCCCAATGCTCTGAAGCGGGCGGGAATTCTTCTTCCTCTGCTGGTAGCAGGCGGCGCATGGGCGCTGACAGCGCTGGTTGTCATGCTGCTCTACCGGCTATCGCCCTGGCTGGCCGGAGCAGCCGAAGTGTGGCTGATCTCCACCACCATTGCCTCCAAAGGGCTGAAGGATGCGGGCATGGCAGTTTACGCCGAGCTGCGCTCGGGGGATCTGCCCGCTGCCCGCCGGGCACTCGGGATGATTGTCGGCCGCGATACAGGCCATTTGGATAGCCCGGAAATTGTGCGCGGTACGGTAGAGACGGTCGCGGAGAATATCGTCGATGCGATCATCTCGCCGCTGTTCTTCGCCCTGCTGGGCGGCGCACCGCTGGCTATGGCTTATCGTGCAGTGAACACGCTGGATTCCATGGTCGGCTACAAGAATGATAAATACCGCGATCTCGGCTGGGCATCGGCCCGCCTGGACGATGTCGCCAACTACATACCGGCGCGGATGACCGCGCTGCTCTTGACCTTATGTGCGGCGCTTCTGCGGCTGGACTGGCGCAGATGCTGGCACACGGTTCGCCGGGATGCCCGTCTTCATCCCAGCCCGAACAGCGGCTATCCGGAATCGGCAGTGGCCGGAGCCCTCGGCATCCGGCTCGGCGGGGAGAATGTATACCATGGCGTCACCTCCTTCCGCGCTTACATGGGTGATCCGCTGCGGACGATGGAGCCGGAGGATATTATTGTGACCTCGCGGATGATGATGTGGTCATCCGCAATATTTGTCTGCATCTGTGCAGCCGTTGCCCTGCTATGGCACGGGATTGGGGGCTAA
- a CDS encoding histidine phosphatase family protein, with amino-acid sequence MPSSLIQSAQPELELVLVRHGYTQWNKEHRYLGSTDLPLVPGEAERLEKLGTQPPLGGEFSHVYCSDLRRCRETLAALVPRLMPQAVYDSRLREMDFGAWEGYTYDQLKDNPLYRSWIDNPGSATPPQGEAWAQFAARVEHFWTQLQQEAEAPVVPRILLVTHGGVIRQLLAQIIEGVTFYTAAAPAPGEVTVLRLRRDGGCWHMAEGN; translated from the coding sequence ATGCCATCATCACTCATCCAATCTGCGCAGCCGGAACTGGAGCTGGTTTTAGTCCGACATGGCTATACCCAGTGGAATAAGGAACACCGTTATCTGGGCAGCACTGATTTGCCGCTTGTGCCGGGGGAGGCAGAACGGCTTGAGAAGCTGGGGACACAGCCGCCGCTTGGCGGGGAGTTCAGCCATGTCTATTGCAGTGATCTGCGCAGATGCCGGGAGACTCTGGCGGCCTTGGTTCCGCGACTGATGCCGCAGGCAGTCTATGATTCCCGGCTACGGGAGATGGACTTCGGGGCATGGGAGGGGTACACGTATGACCAACTTAAGGATAATCCGCTGTACCGGAGCTGGATTGACAACCCTGGGTCCGCAACGCCTCCGCAAGGGGAGGCGTGGGCGCAATTCGCCGCCCGGGTTGAGCATTTCTGGACACAGCTTCAGCAGGAAGCAGAGGCTCCTGTAGTACCCCGTATATTACTGGTAACGCATGGCGGCGTTATCCGGCAGCTGCTGGCGCAGATCATCGAAGGTGTGACGTTTTATACCGCAGCAGCACCCGCTCCAGGTGAGGTTACGGTCCTGCGACTGCGGAGGGATGGAGGATGCTGGCACATGGCAGAGGGGAACTAA
- a CDS encoding PLP-dependent aminotransferase family protein, producing MFKDFKLIAGRPVSIQVKDYMKHLIIKSALQGGQKLPSTRELSTLLKVSRNSVISAYEGLEDDGFAYTVQGQGSYVAQGAAAQNGAEAAPWTLDWKERLSGQALLAEELDIMKRGIRAEKGTISFTSIAPDERLFELDHVRRAFLERMSVEGNVLLNYGYAKGYKPLIDYLKQYMEHKGVDLRGKDMLITNGFTEGFDLVLSALGKRHGAVVCENPTHHTAIKNLKLHGFGIHGVTMERDGIHLGELKQALEARPYDCAYLVPSYHNPTGIVMSPEKRQGLMKLMQDYNVPVIEDGFNEELRYSGAHVAPLIAAAGGGNGVVYLGSFSKVLFPGLRVGWVLADQELIYYLESVKRARTIHTSTLDQSILYQYLLGGNLEKYLKKARLEYKRKYELTLACCKEHIPYASLSGDGGLHLFVTFAEGFNTRELLAACHARGVIFTAGDIFFTDGAGQNTLRLGFSRVADEDIVRGIAIIGKTARQIMGE from the coding sequence ATGTTTAAGGATTTCAAGCTCATTGCCGGGCGTCCGGTATCGATCCAGGTGAAGGATTACATGAAGCATCTCATCATCAAAAGCGCGCTCCAGGGCGGGCAGAAGCTGCCCTCCACACGTGAGCTGAGCACCTTGCTGAAGGTCAGCCGGAACTCGGTGATCTCGGCTTATGAAGGGCTGGAGGATGACGGCTTCGCCTACACCGTACAAGGCCAGGGCAGCTACGTCGCACAAGGCGCGGCAGCTCAGAACGGTGCGGAAGCCGCCCCATGGACGTTGGACTGGAAGGAACGGCTTAGCGGGCAGGCGCTGCTTGCAGAGGAGCTGGACATTATGAAGCGGGGGATACGCGCGGAGAAGGGCACGATTTCTTTTACCAGCATCGCCCCGGATGAGCGTCTCTTCGAGCTGGATCATGTCCGCAGAGCGTTCCTGGAGCGTATGTCCGTAGAGGGCAACGTTCTGCTGAATTATGGATATGCCAAAGGCTATAAGCCGTTAATAGACTATCTCAAGCAATATATGGAGCATAAAGGCGTGGATCTGCGCGGCAAGGATATGCTGATTACGAACGGGTTCACGGAAGGCTTCGACCTGGTGCTGTCGGCTCTCGGCAAGCGGCATGGCGCAGTGGTCTGCGAGAATCCGACGCATCATACGGCGATCAAGAATCTGAAGCTGCACGGCTTCGGAATTCACGGGGTCACGATGGAGCGGGACGGCATCCACCTCGGGGAGCTGAAGCAGGCGCTGGAGGCGCGGCCGTATGACTGTGCTTATCTGGTTCCCTCCTACCATAATCCCACCGGCATCGTCATGTCCCCCGAGAAAAGACAAGGGCTAATGAAGCTGATGCAGGACTACAACGTGCCGGTGATTGAGGACGGGTTCAATGAGGAGCTGCGCTATTCCGGCGCCCATGTGGCTCCGTTAATTGCGGCGGCGGGCGGCGGGAACGGCGTGGTGTATCTCGGCAGCTTTTCCAAAGTCCTGTTCCCCGGGCTGAGGGTGGGCTGGGTGCTGGCGGATCAGGAGCTGATCTATTATCTGGAGAGTGTGAAGCGGGCGCGGACCATTCATACCTCGACGCTCGACCAGTCCATTCTGTATCAATATCTGCTGGGCGGCAACCTGGAGAAATATCTCAAAAAAGCCCGGCTGGAGTATAAACGCAAATACGAGCTAACCCTGGCCTGCTGTAAGGAGCATATACCCTATGCCTCCTTGTCGGGTGATGGGGGGCTGCATCTGTTCGTAACGTTCGCGGAGGGCTTCAACACAAGGGAATTGCTGGCGGCTTGTCACGCGCGGGGAGTTATTTTTACGGCGGGAGACATCTTTTTCACAGACGGTGCAGGGCAGAACACGCTGCGGCTGGGCTTCTCCAGGGTAGCGGATGAGGATATCGTGAGGGGTATTGCAATCATCGGGAAGACAGCACGGCAAATCATGGGAGAATGA
- a CDS encoding D-alanine--D-alanine ligase, which translates to MLRVGVIMGGISSEYEVSLKTGREMLKALDPAKYTGIPVHITSRKELLEGTAGLDFALLALHGAYGEDGTVQGALETLGIPYSGSGVLASSLCMDKGLAKTIIRSKSLPTPDWLCWDSMDDYAPEAVERLVYPVMVKPNSGGSSIGMTKVNHPQELRVAVDKAFASADGGAVLIEHYIQGQEITCSILGGEMLPVIGIQSLGADWFDYEAKYEQGGAEERIIRLPDALQEQVRTAALTCYRSLKCAVYARVDMLLKDGIPYVLEVNTLPGMTATSLLPQSAAAAGMDFSSLLEEIITGSLRERGGLQGTFDEGARTAVESGMEPKWQVKVTQEAAYSNHTHNTNHVPQASQAQPVESGGVKL; encoded by the coding sequence ATGCTAAGAGTAGGTGTGATTATGGGCGGAATATCGTCCGAATATGAGGTGTCGCTGAAGACCGGCAGGGAGATGCTTAAGGCGCTTGATCCGGCAAAATACACAGGAATCCCGGTACACATTACCTCGCGTAAAGAGCTGCTGGAAGGGACGGCCGGACTGGACTTCGCTCTGCTCGCTCTGCATGGGGCCTATGGGGAAGATGGGACGGTGCAGGGAGCACTGGAGACGCTCGGAATTCCGTATTCCGGGAGCGGGGTGCTCGCAAGCAGCTTGTGTATGGATAAAGGGCTGGCCAAGACGATCATCCGCAGCAAAAGCCTCCCCACACCCGACTGGCTGTGCTGGGACAGCATGGATGACTATGCCCCGGAAGCCGTGGAACGGCTCGTCTATCCGGTGATGGTGAAGCCGAATTCCGGCGGGTCCAGCATCGGCATGACTAAGGTGAATCATCCGCAGGAGCTGCGGGTGGCGGTTGACAAAGCTTTTGCCAGTGCGGATGGAGGCGCGGTGCTGATTGAACACTACATCCAGGGACAGGAGATTACCTGCTCCATCCTGGGGGGAGAGATGCTGCCGGTCATCGGGATTCAATCGCTGGGTGCAGACTGGTTCGATTATGAGGCCAAATACGAGCAGGGCGGAGCAGAGGAGCGGATTATACGGCTGCCGGATGCGTTGCAGGAACAGGTGCGGACGGCGGCGTTAACCTGCTACCGGTCGCTCAAATGCGCAGTGTATGCACGGGTGGATATGCTGCTGAAGGATGGTATTCCTTATGTGCTGGAGGTGAATACATTGCCAGGAATGACGGCAACCAGCCTGTTACCCCAGAGTGCAGCGGCAGCCGGGATGGACTTCAGCAGCCTGCTGGAAGAGATCATTACCGGATCGCTGCGTGAGCGCGGGGGGCTGCAAGGCACATTTGACGAGGGAGCGCGGACGGCTGTGGAGTCAGGAATGGAGCCGAAGTGGCAAGTCAAGGTAACGCAGGAAGCCGCTTATTCCAATCATACCCATAATACCAATCATGTCCCCCAAGCGTCTCAAGCCCAGCCTGTAGAATCTGGAGGTGTCAAGCTATGA